Proteins encoded within one genomic window of Vairimorpha necatrix chromosome 3, complete sequence:
- a CDS encoding putative ribosome hibernation promotion factor → MNISNFFWGILAVQGNKLAYNKIKDKLLEVIENKDYISTDPTLNYNFVHIFNYKHEEKKCMIKVRLSIWNKDEYTYHDLHIDCKNKLINDIIDEIEDICIFLLNYPSNNPIILSYEESELNTLINLDNSFTIKNVIDYIKQRNDLRKDGYEIYYENICMINSMLEKVIHRYEIFNLTLFKPESSIDVILKYVTLLEHTIRFYLKIDNKHVLFEFCIEDLFDLAAIKIKSKNYVDILILKKIIELSKLSCDNFNSFYIKEYTLPITCTANSIEILGEGHALNLEIYSDKIIFKEDDKKYVYYVRNKASYNCIERECQLELIEILKVFDAMNNSKNIKGVILIFNLLKDNNKILFLIEKIINQKGSGLNILFKFLFFINDSICKDLLNFMPTTDGLCESHYVDLSKFFYEHLSAIPGPKLYLIQICILIETERYINENDVSEDIIFRTFKDIISLLKIENNNQICGITSLFVGLDENIHLKHDSGLLTENCIIEDLKLDKNEIRINNEIIRSKLLINNKEDKKHENIRNIKKKEMEIAIKILEDCLTTKDLPEILESALYTNMECFFNDVAISSFEKELIDKSKDVIDKIFNNSLLLKNTNEEIRRYLLVRTKKEYNTSIKCYIKENIKKNKTKYLHEVLIKLLENEFEDVTNKKTICEKNYNHIRSTLQEKCIIRIFNEESEKLHDDLIKILKNQDTAFK, encoded by the exons ATGAATAtcagtaattttttttgggggATTTTAGCAGTACAAGGTAATAAACTTGCctataataaaatcaaagatAAACTTTTGGAAgttatagaaaataaagattataTATCTACTGATCCTACTttaaattacaattttGTACATatctttaattataaacacGAAGAGAAAAAATGTATGATAAAAGTTAGATTGTCGATATGGAATAAAGATGAATATACTTATCACGATCTACATATTGactgtaaaaataaactaatAAATGACATTATAGATGAAATTGAAGatatatgtatttttttacttaattATCCATCGAATAATCCAATAATATTAAGTTACGAAGAAAGTGAATTGAACACACTAATTAATTTGGACAATTCTTTtactattaaaaatgttattGACTACATTAAACAAAGAAATGATTTGAGAAAAGATGGGtatgaaatatattatgaaaatatttgtatgaTAAATTCCATGCTAGAAAAAGTTATTCATAGATATGAGATCTTTAATTTGACTTTATTTAAGCCCGAATCATCTATCGATGTGATTTTAAAGTATGTAACATTACTCGAACACACaattagattttatttgaaaatagaCAATAAGCACGttttatttgaattttGTATTGAAGATCTTTTTGATCTTGCagcaataaaaataaaatcaaaaaattatgttgaCATTCTAATTcttaaaaagattattGAATTGAGTAAATTGTCTTGCGATAATTTCAAcagtttttatataaaagaatatacATTACCAATAACTTGTACAGCTAATTCTATTGAAATTCTAGGTGAAGGTCATGCCTTAAATTTGGAGATATATTCagacaaaataatttttaaagaagatgataaaaaatatgtttattatGTACGAAATAAAGCAAGTTATAATTGCATAGAAAGGGAATGTCAATTAGAATTAATCGAAATCCTAAAGGTTTTCGATGCAATGAATAATTCGAAAAACATTAAAGGAgttatattgatttttaatttgttgaAAGACAATAATAAGATATTATTcctaatagaaaaaattattaatcaAAAAGGATCAggtttaaatatattatttaaatttttattttttattaatgattCGATATGTAAAGATTTGCTAAATTTTATGCCAACAACAGATGGGTTATGTGAAAGTCATTATGTTGatttaagtaaatttttttatgaacaTTTATCTGCTATTCCTGGACCGAAACTTTACTTAATTCAAATTTGTATATTAATTGAAACAGAAAGATATATTAATGAAAATGATGTTAGCGaagatattatatttagaacTTTCAAAGACATAATAAGCTTAttgaaaatagaaaataata ATCAAATTTGTGGAATAACATCTTTATTCGTAGGATTAGATGAAAATATTCATCTAAAACATGATTCTGGTTTACTTACGGAAAATTGTATAATTGAAGATTTAAAGCTTGATAAAAATGAGATAAGAATTAATAACGAAATTATTCGATCTAAATTGTTGATAAATAACAAGgaagataaaaaacatgaaaacatcagaaatataaagaaaaaagaaatggAAATTgctataaaaatactagAAGATTGCCTAACGACAAAAGATTTACCAGAAATACTTGAAAGCGCCTTGTATACTAATATggaatgtttttttaatgatgtTGCAATTTCAAGCTTTgaaaaagaattaattGACAAGTCAAAAGATGTgattgataaaatatttaataattccctacttttaaaaaatacaaatgaagaaataagaaGATATCTATTAGTAcgaacaaaaaaagaatataacaCATCTATAAAATGTTATATAAAGGAGaacataaagaaaaataaaacaaaatatttacatgaagtactaataaaattgctagaaaatgaatttgaagatgttacaaataaaaaaacaatatgtgaaaaaaattataaccATATTCGATCAACTTTGCAagaaaaatgtattatcAGAATATTTAATGAAGAGTCCGAAAAATTACATGAtgatttgataaaaatactaaaaaatcaagacACTgcatttaaataa